Proteins from one Luteibaculum oceani genomic window:
- a CDS encoding HTTM domain-containing protein, with protein sequence MTKSQITYRLNEATHPIGLAIFRMAFGALMLFSGIRFWSKGWIQEFYVEPTFFFKYYGFEWVQPLPEIGLYLVFTLMLLSSLGILLGYRYRIATLLFFLSFNYFELLDKTYYLNHYYLISLLSIWLMIIPTHKTLSLDAKAGRVANTDVPRLYIYLLQFQIAAVYFFAGMAKVAPDWLFHAMPMKIWLRQFDPNSFLGLVMHAPIVAFIASWFGCIYDLSLPFLLSFKKTRPLAYVAVIVFHLATWVLFPIGVFPFVMIGLTLIFFPAETWLKAADKYLPRVKSWLNISAVKNTFSPRLIWIIIPLISWQILFPLRSWIYPGNVYWHEQGFNFSWRVMRVEKAGIATFYVEDKETGKEWEVLNEEYLTPVQEKMMAVQPDFILQYAKFLAEEYKWRHDIKNPVVTADVFVTMNGSPLRRFIKSDVNLHSLKDGWSHKTWILPQE encoded by the coding sequence GTGACTAAAAGCCAAATAACATATCGCTTAAACGAAGCTACTCACCCCATAGGTCTTGCAATTTTCCGCATGGCCTTTGGGGCTTTGATGCTTTTTAGTGGTATACGTTTTTGGTCTAAAGGTTGGATACAGGAATTTTACGTAGAACCCACCTTCTTTTTCAAATATTACGGTTTCGAATGGGTACAACCCCTGCCCGAGATTGGATTGTACTTGGTGTTCACCCTCATGCTCCTCTCTAGCCTCGGAATTTTACTCGGATATCGATATCGCATAGCAACCCTGCTATTTTTCCTAAGCTTTAATTATTTCGAATTACTCGATAAAACCTATTACCTCAACCATTACTACCTCATTAGCCTGCTTTCCATTTGGTTAATGATTATTCCTACCCATAAAACGCTTTCATTGGATGCTAAAGCAGGGCGTGTTGCAAACACCGACGTACCTCGTCTTTACATCTACCTTCTGCAATTTCAAATTGCGGCCGTATACTTTTTTGCGGGCATGGCCAAGGTTGCCCCAGACTGGCTTTTTCATGCAATGCCCATGAAAATTTGGCTAAGACAATTTGATCCTAACAGTTTTTTAGGTCTGGTAATGCATGCCCCCATTGTGGCATTTATCGCCTCTTGGTTTGGTTGTATTTACGATCTCTCCCTACCCTTTTTGCTCAGCTTTAAAAAAACCAGACCCCTTGCCTATGTTGCGGTAATTGTATTTCACCTTGCAACCTGGGTCTTATTTCCCATAGGGGTGTTCCCCTTTGTAATGATAGGCTTAACGCTAATCTTTTTTCCAGCTGAAACCTGGTTAAAAGCAGCAGACAAATATTTGCCTCGTGTTAAATCTTGGTTAAATATTTCAGCAGTAAAAAACACTTTCTCGCCCAGGTTAATTTGGATCATTATTCCACTTATTTCATGGCAAATTTTGTTCCCATTAAGATCGTGGATTTATCCTGGCAATGTGTATTGGCACGAACAGGGATTTAATTTTTCGTGGAGAGTTATGCGGGTGGAAAAAGCCGGTATAGCTACATTTTACGTAGAGGATAAGGAGACAGGAAAAGAATGGGAAGTACTCAACGAGGAATACTTAACACCGGTTCAGGAGAAGATGATGGCGGTGCAACCCGACTTCATTCTTCAGTACGCTAAATTCTTGGCCGAGGAATATAAATGGCGGCACGATATTAAGAATCCGGTGGTTACAGCCGATGTTTTTGTCACCATGAATGGATCGCCGTTGAGACGGTTTATAAAAAGCGATGTAAATTTGCACTCCCTTAAAGACGGATGGAGTCATAAAACTTGGATACTTCCGCAAGAATGA
- a CDS encoding imelysin family protein: MRINKIISGLAVLLTGALLLSSCDEKNTPPVISDCVFDLQGMQASYRLEAASRSEAIQAAVGRIHTELVTKFAETPNQASLDRMREDFVNAYLLYQGFAGFDIGQGFDYREGTFFNEWANTFPTNTDSIETRISQGKLNLTNASRLLLGFPALEYMLYGIEPTDAEIINRYQNDGNAVMMGIRQAFYLEQLFRDINEFWTGDESEFFNLSSGSGDGSPLALMVNSLVKDFEFNKNFKLKSPAGRYNGGNPQPEQAEGKFMDKTISLAKANYQYNKTLLYGTNSNGESISNGILAYVECIDPTVSAAITDQFNFIDGLWMELQDPFSEIVNDSQKLEKLNILINELQKLTPALKAQMTSVLNVRITYQDNDGD; encoded by the coding sequence ATGCGTATAAACAAAATCATATCTGGATTAGCAGTGCTCCTTACGGGGGCATTGCTTTTATCCTCTTGCGACGAGAAAAACACACCACCGGTAATTTCAGATTGTGTTTTCGATTTGCAGGGAATGCAAGCTTCATATCGTTTGGAAGCTGCATCAAGGAGTGAGGCTATTCAAGCGGCAGTTGGCAGAATCCATACCGAATTGGTAACCAAATTTGCCGAAACCCCAAACCAAGCTAGCTTAGATCGAATGCGAGAAGATTTCGTCAACGCCTATCTTCTTTACCAAGGGTTTGCAGGATTTGATATTGGCCAGGGATTTGATTATCGCGAGGGCACCTTTTTTAATGAGTGGGCCAACACCTTCCCTACCAATACCGACAGCATTGAAACCAGAATTAGTCAGGGGAAGTTAAACCTAACCAATGCCTCACGCTTACTACTTGGTTTTCCAGCCTTAGAGTACATGCTATACGGTATAGAACCCACCGACGCAGAAATCATTAATAGGTACCAAAATGATGGCAATGCTGTTATGATGGGCATTCGTCAAGCGTTTTACTTAGAGCAGCTTTTTAGAGATATAAACGAGTTTTGGACGGGTGACGAAAGTGAGTTTTTTAACCTTAGCTCAGGTTCTGGCGATGGTTCACCTCTTGCTTTAATGGTTAATAGCCTAGTAAAAGATTTTGAGTTCAATAAAAACTTCAAACTAAAAAGTCCGGCAGGGAGATACAACGGAGGAAACCCACAACCGGAACAGGCGGAAGGGAAGTTTATGGATAAAACCATATCGCTTGCCAAAGCTAACTACCAATACAACAAAACCCTTTTATACGGCACCAACAGCAATGGCGAAAGCATTTCAAACGGAATACTAGCCTATGTAGAGTGTATAGATCCTACCGTTTCTGCTGCCATAACCGACCAGTTTAACTTTATCGATGGGCTATGGATGGAATTACAAGACCCCTTTTCGGAAATCGTAAATGATAGCCAGAAATTAGAAAAGCTAAACATTCTAATAAACGAATTGCAAAAACTAACTCCAGCACTTAAAGCGCAAATGACTTCGGTGCTAAACGTTAGAATTACCTATCAGGATAACGACGGTGACTAA
- a CDS encoding DUF4856 domain-containing protein, with translation MKKLTLLTALFSAVAFTACQPDEKPQTSTPTAPSTYSFTRNGESTVSYTGQEERIAMLTAIGSYLGNVNTGGTVNASQLKDMFANSNGAFATEGYSKQLKNKCASVEDAAFYEAWFEKTDSISKLQATAANGKAGLLLKEGSSSGYLFDENGLEPRQIILKGLMGSVFYYQTVEHYLSVNILADDNNNIVEGKNYTQMEHHYDEAFGYLGIAPDLSNADTDPKDQTRVNFWGEYVVKRHVANDSYNMPGINERLLNALIKGRHAIVLKQYDNRDAAIAEISIILEQVCANNALAYLEDAKDDTDVAARLHHLSEAVGFMIAMEGHRDGAISEALFPRKSNQAKVDSALAIVGLNSNLWEVSNSDIDMAITHLVEAFGNNPLK, from the coding sequence ATGAAAAAACTAACCTTACTTACCGCCTTATTTTCTGCTGTAGCATTTACCGCTTGCCAGCCAGATGAAAAACCACAAACGAGTACCCCTACCGCTCCTTCCACCTATTCCTTTACCAGAAACGGAGAAAGCACCGTATCCTACACCGGGCAAGAAGAACGCATTGCCATGTTAACTGCCATTGGATCTTACCTTGGTAATGTTAACACGGGAGGAACAGTAAACGCTTCTCAACTAAAAGATATGTTTGCCAATTCCAACGGTGCCTTTGCAACGGAAGGATACAGCAAGCAATTAAAAAACAAATGTGCCAGCGTTGAAGATGCGGCCTTTTACGAAGCTTGGTTCGAAAAAACAGATTCTATCTCCAAGTTACAAGCAACAGCCGCAAACGGTAAGGCTGGATTACTTCTTAAAGAAGGATCTTCTTCTGGATACCTTTTTGATGAAAATGGTTTAGAGCCAAGACAAATCATTCTTAAAGGTCTTATGGGATCTGTGTTCTATTATCAAACCGTTGAGCACTACCTATCGGTAAATATCCTAGCCGACGACAACAATAATATCGTAGAGGGTAAAAACTATACCCAAATGGAACACCACTACGACGAAGCGTTTGGATACCTTGGAATTGCTCCCGACTTAAGCAATGCCGACACCGATCCAAAAGACCAAACTCGTGTAAACTTTTGGGGAGAATATGTTGTTAAACGCCATGTTGCGAACGACTCTTACAATATGCCTGGTATTAATGAGAGACTTCTTAATGCCCTTATTAAAGGTAGACACGCTATTGTTTTAAAACAATACGATAACAGAGATGCTGCAATTGCTGAAATCTCTATTATCCTAGAACAAGTTTGTGCAAACAATGCTTTAGCATACCTAGAAGATGCAAAAGACGATACCGATGTTGCAGCCCGCCTTCACCACCTTTCTGAAGCTGTTGGATTTATGATTGCCATGGAAGGACATAGAGATGGGGCAATAAGCGAAGCCTTATTCCCGAGAAAATCTAACCAAGCCAAAGTAGATAGCGCACTTGCTATAGTTGGACTTAACAGTAATCTGTGGGAAGTGAGCAATAGCGACATAGACATGGCCATTACCCACCTGGTTGAAGCTTTTGGTAACAACCCATTAAAGTAA